In the Gemmatimonadaceae bacterium genome, one interval contains:
- a CDS encoding transposase → HSSGGSVRRGAITKTGNAHLRRVLVEAGWAYRRGPATTGALRHRQADQPPGVVVLATKAQHRLCHRYRTLVAKGKPPLYVATLVARELLGFIWASGRRGRSRHGKHRGDGGPPPRGLMLHHG, encoded by the coding sequence AGCACTCCAGCGGGGGGAGTGTGCGCCGCGGGGCGATCACCAAGACGGGCAACGCGCATCTCCGGCGCGTGCTGGTCGAAGCGGGGTGGGCGTATCGCCGCGGCCCGGCCACCACCGGCGCCCTGCGACACCGTCAGGCGGACCAACCGCCGGGCGTGGTCGTCCTCGCGACCAAGGCGCAACACCGCCTGTGCCACCGCTACCGCACGTTAGTCGCCAAAGGGAAACCTCCGCTCTATGTCGCGACCCTCGTGGCCCGCGAACTGCTCGGCTTCATTTGGGCGAGCGGACGACGAGGTCGAAGCCGGCATGGCAAGCACAGGGGAGACGGAGGTCCGCCGCCTCGCGGCCTCATGTTGCACCATGGGTGA